From the Actinomycetota bacterium genome, one window contains:
- a CDS encoding ABC transporter ATP-binding protein gives MALLETVELTKAFGGLKAIDGLSFHVDEGEIVSVIGPNGAGKTTLFNLVSGMIRPDAGDIVFDDHSLVGLRPNEITRLGVARTFQNVRLFANMTVRENVMVAQHCRTRSGIFSAVLRTPRFRQEEEEVRRNAEGILGFFGTRLVGYRYDQPAMVLSYANRRRLEIARAMGTGARMLLLDEPTAGMNPRETAELTDLIGKLRDERGYTVCLIEHDMRVVRGVSDRVVVLDHGRKITEGTYHEVANDERVIEAYLGTKALADRGSDHRAGDSAGSSAGEQG, from the coding sequence ATGGCGCTGCTGGAGACGGTGGAGCTGACCAAGGCCTTCGGCGGGCTGAAGGCGATCGACGGCTTGAGCTTCCACGTCGACGAGGGGGAGATCGTCAGCGTGATCGGGCCGAACGGCGCCGGGAAGACGACGCTGTTCAACCTGGTGAGCGGGATGATCCGACCCGATGCCGGAGACATCGTCTTCGACGATCACAGCCTGGTCGGCCTCCGGCCCAACGAGATCACGCGCTTGGGCGTCGCTCGCACGTTCCAGAACGTCCGGTTGTTCGCCAACATGACGGTGCGTGAGAACGTGATGGTGGCCCAGCACTGCCGCACCCGGTCGGGGATCTTCTCGGCGGTCCTGCGCACGCCCCGCTTCCGCCAGGAGGAGGAGGAGGTCCGTCGCAACGCCGAGGGCATCCTCGGTTTCTTCGGGACCCGCCTCGTCGGGTACCGCTACGACCAGCCAGCGATGGTGCTGTCGTACGCCAACCGTCGGCGGCTGGAGATCGCCCGTGCGATGGGCACCGGCGCCAGGATGCTCCTGCTCGACGAACCCACCGCCGGGATGAACCCACGCGAGACGGCCGAGCTGACCGACCTGATCGGGAAGCTCCGAGACGAACGCGGCTACACCGTGTGTCTGATCGAGCATGACATGCGGGTGGTGCGGGGGGTGTCGGATCGCGTGGTCGTGCTCGACCACGGGCGGAAGATCACCGAGGGCACCTACCACGAGGTCGCCAACGACGAACGGGTGATCGAGGCCTACCTCGGCACCAAGGCGCTCGCAGATCGTGGATCCGATCACCGCGCGGGCGACAGCGCCGGCAGCTCGGCAGGGGAGCAAGGATGA
- a CDS encoding ABC transporter ATP-binding protein, producing MSVPGDSSASGGPRPVLELRHVDAHYGVIQVLRDVTLVIHEGEIVCLLGGNASGKTTTLKTVLGYLEPTAGDVILAGERVNGLPTQQLVRKGVSMVPENRRLFKRMTVRENLEMGSYLRRDRDAVEEDLENVLTLFPRVKQRLNQRAGTLSGGEQQMVAVGRALMSRPKVLLMDEPSMGLAPVLVAQNFEIIERINEAGTTVFMVEQNANMALSIADRGYVLQTGEIVLADTAEGLLNNRQMQRAYLGDLE from the coding sequence ATGAGCGTGCCGGGAGACAGCAGCGCCTCGGGTGGCCCACGTCCGGTGCTCGAGCTGCGCCACGTCGACGCGCACTACGGCGTGATCCAGGTGCTGCGCGACGTCACGCTCGTCATCCACGAGGGGGAGATCGTCTGCTTGCTCGGCGGGAACGCCAGCGGGAAGACCACCACGTTGAAGACGGTGCTGGGCTACCTGGAACCCACCGCGGGGGACGTGATCCTCGCCGGTGAGCGGGTCAACGGCCTGCCCACCCAGCAGTTGGTCCGCAAGGGCGTCTCGATGGTCCCCGAGAACCGCCGGCTGTTCAAGCGGATGACCGTCCGCGAGAACCTCGAGATGGGCAGCTACCTCCGCCGCGACCGTGACGCGGTCGAGGAAGACCTCGAGAACGTGTTGACGCTGTTCCCCCGCGTCAAGCAGCGCCTGAACCAGCGTGCGGGGACCCTGTCGGGCGGTGAGCAGCAGATGGTGGCGGTCGGACGGGCGCTGATGTCACGGCCGAAGGTCCTGCTGATGGACGAGCCATCGATGGGCCTGGCGCCGGTCCTCGTGGCGCAGAACTTCGAGATCATCGAGCGGATCAACGAGGCCGGGACGACGGTGTTCATGGTCGAACAGAACGCCAATATGGCGTTGTCGATCGCCGACCGCGGGTACGTGCTACAGACCGGCGAGATCGTCCTGGCCGATACCGCCGAGGGCCTGCTGAACAACCGTCAGATGCAACGGGCGTACCTCGGCGACCTGGAGTAG
- a CDS encoding ABC transporter permease produces MSTATDTTRIRSDRSEQLRWALHDSLVVAARNLRHFVRQPRLVVFSTIQPVMFVLLFAYVFGGAIGGALPPGVSYVDFLLPGIFVQSAAFRSTQTSVGLAEDLERGVIDRFRSMPMARSAVLAGRTLADLVRSLFVIVLMVAVGYTIGFRFQVGVAAALGAIGVVALFGFAVSWIFAWLALIVPGAEAAQSASFVAIFPLVFASSVFVPITTFPGWLRAFANVSPVTFAADAARALSIGESSITRPVTNALLGTVAWAGLFLAVFVPLAVRRYRRLT; encoded by the coding sequence ATGAGCACCGCGACGGACACGACGAGGATCCGCTCCGACCGGTCCGAACAGCTGCGTTGGGCGCTGCACGACAGCCTCGTGGTGGCCGCCCGCAACCTGCGCCACTTCGTCCGCCAACCCCGGCTGGTCGTGTTCTCCACGATCCAACCGGTGATGTTCGTGCTGCTGTTCGCCTACGTCTTCGGTGGAGCGATCGGCGGGGCGCTGCCGCCCGGCGTGTCGTACGTCGATTTCCTGCTGCCAGGGATCTTCGTGCAGTCGGCCGCGTTCCGCTCCACGCAGACCTCGGTCGGGCTCGCCGAGGACCTCGAGCGCGGTGTGATCGACAGGTTCCGGTCGATGCCGATGGCGCGGTCGGCGGTCCTGGCCGGGCGGACGCTCGCCGATCTGGTTCGCAGCCTGTTCGTCATCGTCTTGATGGTGGCGGTCGGGTACACGATCGGGTTCCGGTTCCAGGTCGGGGTTGCTGCGGCGCTGGGCGCGATCGGTGTCGTGGCGCTGTTCGGCTTCGCGGTCAGCTGGATCTTCGCCTGGCTTGCCCTGATCGTGCCAGGCGCCGAGGCGGCCCAGTCGGCCAGCTTCGTCGCGATCTTCCCGCTGGTGTTCGCGAGCTCCGTGTTCGTCCCGATCACGACCTTCCCCGGGTGGCTGCGAGCGTTCGCCAACGTCAGCCCGGTGACGTTCGCGGCGGACGCGGCGCGTGCCCTGTCCATCGGGGAGTCGTCGATCACCAGGCCGGTCACCAACGCCCTGCTGGGCACGGTCGCGTGGGCGGGACTGTTCCTGGCGGTCTTCGTGCCGCTGGCCGTCCGCCGTTACCGACGCTTGACCTGA